The following coding sequences are from one Humulus lupulus chromosome X, drHumLupu1.1, whole genome shotgun sequence window:
- the LOC133806805 gene encoding uncharacterized protein LOC133806805 codes for MSNADSEANATAIPQRNASEKLISKPPPPFPQQFQKNYQDGQFRRFLDVMKKLHINIPLVEDLEQMPNYVIAILKNKIPHKLKDPGSFKIPISIGGREVGKAIYDLGASISLMPMSIFKKFGIGEARHATLTLQLADRSMVHPEGKIEDVLVQVDKLIFPTYFIILDYEEESEVLIILGRPFLDIGRTLIDVEKGEFTIRAQDEQVTFKVFNPIHSPNEVEACLAISASNSKMFVKIHEKHRKRVKKKVPFEEIEKGGEPWKSKEKGPSHPQKLVKKKKHSRKP; via the exons ATGTCAAATGCTGATTCCGAAGCAAATGCTACAGCAATTCCTCAGCGAAATGCATCAGAGAAGCTAATtagcaagccacctccaccatttccccAACAATTTCAAAAGAATTATCAAGATGGCCAATTTCGAAGATTTTTAGATGTTATGAAGAAACTCCACATCAACATACCCTTGGTAGAAGATTTGGAACAAATGCCCAATTATGTGAT TGCTATTTTAAAGAATAAAATTCCTCATAAGTTGAAGGATCCGGGAAGTTTTAAAATTCCAATTTCTATTGGGGGACGAGAAGTTGGTAAAGCTATTTATGATTTGGGAGCTAGTATTAGTTTGATGCCCATGTCAATTTTTAAGAAGTTTGGAATTGGAGAAGCAAGGCATGCTACACTCACTTTGCAATTAGCTGACCGTTCTATGGTGCATCCAGAGGGAAAGATTGAAGATGTCCTAGTACAAGTTGACAAGCTCATTTTTCCgacatattttattattcttgactATGAGGAAGAAAGTGAGGTTCTAAtcattttggggagaccattcCTTGACATCGGGAGGACTTTGATAGATGTTGAAAAAGGAGAGTTCACCATTCGAGCTCAAGATGAACAAGTAACATTCAAGGTTTTTAATCCTATACACTCTCCTAATGAAGTTGAAGCTTGCTTAGCCATAAGTGCTTCCAACTCCAAGATGTTTGTAAAGATACATGAAAAGCATAGGAAGAGAGTGAAGAAAAAGGTCCCTTTTGAAGAAATTGAGAAAGGTGGTGAGCCATGGAAAAGTAAGGAAAAAGGACCATCCCATCCTCAAAAGCTAGTGAAGAAAAAGAAACATAGTAGAAAACCTTAG